From a single Molothrus ater isolate BHLD 08-10-18 breed brown headed cowbird chromosome Z, BPBGC_Mater_1.1, whole genome shotgun sequence genomic region:
- the ACAA2 gene encoding 3-ketoacyl-CoA thiolase, mitochondrial: protein MALLRGVFIVAAKRTPFGTYGGLLKDFSATDLTEHAARAALAAGKVPPEIVDSVVVGNVMQSSSDAIYIARHVGLRVGVPMSVPALTVNRLCGSGFQSIANGCQEICLNESEVVLCGGAESMSQAPYAVRKVRFGTRLGAELKLEDTLWEALTDTHVKIPMAVTAENLAAKYSISREDCDRYALKTQQRCKAANDAGYFKAEMAPIEVKTKKGKESMQKDEHPKPQTTMEQLTKLPCVFKKDGTVTAGNASGVCDGAGAVIIASESALKKHSLTPLARVVAYHSAGCDPSIMGIGPVPAITEVLKKAGLTLKDMDLVEVNEAFAPQYLAVEKVLGLDPEKTNVNGGAIAIGHPLGASGSRITAHLVHELRRRGGKYAVGSACIGGGQGIAVLIENTA, encoded by the exons ATGGCGCTGCTGAGGG GTGTGTTCATCGTGGCGGCCAAGCGCACTCCCTTCGGCACTTACGGGGGGCTGCTGAAGGACTTCTCGGCCACCGACCTGACGGAGCATGCTGCTCGAGCCGCGCTGGCCGCGGGCAAGGTGCCCCCCGAGATCGTCGACAGCGTCGTCGTGGGCAACGTCATGCAG agctcctcagaTGCCATCTACATCGCAAGACACGTTGGTTTGCGAGTGGGAGTTCCCATGTCTGTCCCAGCCCTCACTGTCAACAggctctgtggctctggctTCCAGTCCATTGCCAATGGCTGTCAG GAAATTTGCCTGAATGAGTCAGAAGTTGTTCTGTGTGGTGGAGCTGAGAGCATGAGCCAGGCTCCTTACGCGGTTCGGAAGGTTCGGTTCGGAACCAGATTAGGAGCAGAACTCAAG CTGGAAGACACGTTGTGGGAAGCCCTAACAGATACACATGTTAAAATCCCTATGGCAGTGACAGCTGAGAACCTGGCTGCAAAATACAGCATCTCCCGGGAGGACTGCGACCGGTACGCGCTCAAAACCCAGCAGAGGTGCAAGGCTG CTAATGACGCTGGCTACTTTAAGGCTGAGATGGCACCAATTGAGGTGAAGACAAAAAAGGGTAAGGAAAGCATGCAAAAGGAcgagcaccccaaaccccagaccACCATGGAACAGCTGACAAAACTCCCATGTGTCTTTAAAAAGGATGGAACGGTCACGGCTGGGAATGCTTCA GGTGTGTGTGATGGAGCTGGTGCAGTCATCATTGCCAGTGAATCAGCACTTAAAAAGCACAGTCTCACTCCTCTGGCAAGAGTAGTAGCTTATCACTCAGCTGGCTGTGACCCTTCCATCATGGGCATTG GCCCTGTACCTGCAATTACAGAGGTTTTGAAGAAGGCAGGACTGACCCTGAAGGATATGGATTTGGTAGAG GTGAATGAGGCATTTGCACCTCAGTATCTGGCTGTGGAAAAGGTGTTGGGCCTTGACCCTGAGAAAACCAACGTCAACGGAGGTGCCATTGCCATTGGCCACCCCCTGGGGGCCTCGGGCTCACGGATCACAGCTCACCTGGTGCATGAGTTAAG GCGCCGCGGTGGGAAGTACGCGGTTGGGTCAGCGTGCATCGGCGGAGGGCAGGGCATTGCTGTGCTCATTGAGAACACAGCCTGA